A single genomic interval of Gloeocapsa sp. PCC 73106 harbors:
- a CDS encoding PhoH family protein encodes MTEGLERIEFPNVAAAIALTGPQEQNLQFLARKTGAQLIWRGQELLIKGTTKAIARCVQIIESLKPYWEQGQTVTEPDLITAFQALDTGREEEYQAIQSDVIAKTRRGELIRAKTFRQRQYLQAIHQHDLTFCIGPAGTGKTFLAAVVAVQALLGEECDRLILTRPAVEAGEKLGFLPGDLQQKIDPFLRPLYDALYEFIDPTKIPDLMERGKIEVAPLAYMRGRTLSNAFIIVDEAQNTTPAQLKMVLTRLGHRSRMVVTGDITQIDLPKYQDSGLVVAEKILKHVEGIAFCHFSQADVVRNPLVQKIVAAYEQHPSD; translated from the coding sequence ATGACTGAAGGATTGGAAAGGATAGAATTCCCCAATGTTGCAGCCGCGATCGCCCTGACAGGACCTCAAGAACAAAATCTGCAATTTCTCGCTCGTAAAACTGGTGCTCAATTAATTTGGCGCGGACAAGAGTTGTTAATCAAAGGAACAACCAAAGCCATAGCTAGGTGCGTACAAATAATAGAATCCCTGAAACCCTATTGGGAACAAGGACAAACAGTGACTGAACCCGATTTAATCACGGCTTTTCAAGCTTTAGATACCGGGAGAGAAGAAGAATATCAAGCGATTCAATCCGACGTCATTGCTAAAACCCGTCGCGGGGAGTTGATTCGCGCTAAAACTTTTCGTCAGCGTCAATATCTCCAAGCTATACATCAGCATGACTTGACTTTTTGTATCGGTCCCGCGGGTACGGGAAAAACCTTTTTAGCTGCGGTGGTAGCTGTACAAGCTTTATTAGGTGAGGAATGCGATCGCTTAATTCTGACTCGTCCTGCTGTAGAAGCGGGGGAAAAACTGGGTTTTCTGCCAGGTGATTTACAACAAAAGATTGATCCTTTCCTGCGTCCTCTATACGATGCTCTCTACGAATTTATTGACCCAACCAAAATTCCTGATTTGATGGAACGGGGTAAAATCGAAGTCGCACCCCTAGCTTACATGAGAGGGCGAACCCTGAGCAATGCTTTTATCATCGTCGACGAAGCCCAAAATACCACACCAGCTCAACTTAAAATGGTCTTAACCCGTTTAGGCCATCGTTCCCGTATGGTAGTAACGGGAGATATCACCCAAATCGATTTACCCAAATATCAAGATTCAGGACTAGTAGTAGCTGAAAAAATCTTAAAACATGTAGAGGGAATCGCTTTTTGCCATTTTTCTCAAGCTGATGTAGTCCGCAATCCTTTGGTACAGAAAATTGTAGCCGCTTACGAACAGCATCCATCTGATTAA
- the egtD gene encoding L-histidine N(alpha)-methyltransferase gives MLSPNQQRFQISYLMDETLLKIDDTDAIAGLSQERKSLPPRYFYDDRGSQLFEAICLLPEYYPTRTEAGILKEYALDIAQITGACELIELGSGSSSKTRILLDAYQQLDYPLVYVPNDVSRSILEESAKEILQDYSNLSIHGLVGTYELALEKLESSPGWKRLICFLGSTLGNFNQGECDRFFSQVTNALSTGDYLLLGIDLQKSPGIIEAAYNDSQGVTAAFNLNMLQHLNQRFRGNFDLNLFEHLAFYHPLKSQIEMHLVSQTEQVVTLAALDFQVEFQAGETILTEISRKFDLETMKGYLEDNNYQVIQEFTDLQRWFGLLLCQLQ, from the coding sequence ATGTTAAGTCCCAATCAGCAACGCTTCCAAATCAGCTATCTCATGGATGAAACTTTATTGAAAATAGATGATACAGACGCGATCGCCGGGTTAAGTCAAGAACGTAAATCCCTTCCACCTCGGTACTTTTATGATGATCGAGGTTCCCAACTTTTTGAAGCAATTTGTCTCTTACCAGAATACTACCCAACGCGCACCGAAGCGGGTATTCTCAAAGAATATGCTCTAGATATTGCTCAAATCACTGGTGCTTGTGAATTAATCGAACTAGGTAGTGGGAGTTCGAGTAAAACCAGAATCTTATTAGATGCGTACCAACAACTAGACTATCCCCTAGTCTATGTACCCAACGACGTCAGTAGAAGCATATTGGAAGAGAGTGCTAAAGAAATATTACAGGATTACTCGAATTTATCGATACATGGACTCGTGGGAACCTATGAGTTAGCTTTAGAGAAACTAGAGTCATCACCGGGTTGGAAGCGCTTGATTTGTTTTTTGGGAAGTACCTTAGGTAACTTTAATCAGGGGGAGTGCGATCGCTTTTTTAGCCAAGTTACTAACGCTCTCTCCACAGGAGATTATCTACTTTTGGGTATCGATCTGCAAAAATCTCCAGGGATTATCGAAGCAGCTTACAACGATAGTCAAGGAGTAACCGCAGCTTTTAACCTGAATATGCTCCAGCATTTAAATCAGCGTTTTCGGGGCAATTTTGACCTAAACTTATTTGAACATTTAGCTTTTTACCATCCCCTGAAATCTCAGATAGAAATGCATCTAGTCTCCCAAACCGAGCAAGTTGTCACTCTAGCAGCTTTAGATTTTCAAGTGGAATTTCAAGCAGGAGAAACAATCTTAACCGAAATTTCCCGTAAATTTGATCTAGAGACGATGAAAGGGTATCTCGAAGACAATAACTACCAAGTTATTCAAGAATTTACCGACTTACAACGCTGGTTTGGTCTATTGCTCTGTCAATTACAATAG